The following proteins come from a genomic window of Gemmatimonadaceae bacterium:
- a CDS encoding MBL fold metallo-hydrolase: MQILADSLAFTQTPRGVAAGTADAAQESALLMALSPERLLVTAERAQDLTLLRDCVVHGSPHHVLSFSWRGFPVQEFVNARTSLPSAVRITRTRPASLFWYPWGDVATTFWFSGWTLERGGLRYPRLLTVESDGGPDYVWHVDRLEINGDLPPLPPLTDSLRNAARAARRSLDELPIAQAARTAQSLAPGVVQLANNWNVAEVELDDGVLILEAPMSNGYSSQVMADVSTRFPGKKIKGVVTTSDSWPHIGGLREYAARGVPIYVLDLNEPIVRRLLTHRHSLHPDSLARAARTPLLHVVRAPLTLGSGDRAVRLIPYRTATAERQMMVYFPARHLLYTSDLFSRRASGEFFLPEYLAEAMGAVRREGLGVDIVFGMHLAPTPWADVIEAIDRAISSR; this comes from the coding sequence ATGCAAATTCTCGCTGACTCCTTGGCGTTCACTCAGACGCCGCGCGGCGTCGCCGCAGGTACAGCCGACGCCGCGCAAGAATCGGCGTTGCTCATGGCGCTCAGCCCCGAGCGCCTCCTCGTCACCGCCGAACGCGCACAAGACCTGACGCTTCTTCGAGACTGTGTCGTCCATGGGTCGCCGCACCACGTGCTCTCGTTCTCTTGGCGCGGCTTTCCGGTCCAAGAGTTCGTGAATGCCCGCACATCCCTTCCCTCGGCTGTTCGCATCACGCGAACGCGGCCGGCAAGTTTGTTTTGGTACCCGTGGGGAGACGTCGCGACGACGTTCTGGTTCTCCGGCTGGACGCTCGAGCGGGGAGGACTTCGCTATCCCCGCCTCCTCACCGTGGAGTCTGACGGCGGTCCGGACTATGTCTGGCATGTCGATCGGCTCGAGATCAACGGGGACCTGCCGCCGCTCCCGCCGTTGACGGATAGCCTGCGCAATGCGGCGCGCGCGGCGCGGCGCTCTCTCGATGAGTTGCCGATTGCTCAAGCCGCGCGCACAGCGCAGTCTCTTGCTCCCGGCGTCGTCCAGCTTGCCAACAACTGGAACGTCGCCGAGGTGGAGTTGGATGACGGCGTTCTCATTCTCGAAGCGCCGATGTCGAATGGCTATTCAAGCCAGGTCATGGCCGATGTGTCGACGCGGTTCCCTGGCAAAAAGATCAAGGGAGTCGTTACCACCTCCGATTCATGGCCCCACATCGGCGGCCTGCGCGAATACGCGGCGCGCGGCGTTCCCATCTACGTCCTCGACCTGAACGAGCCGATCGTGCGCCGGTTGCTGACGCACCGGCATTCCCTTCACCCCGATTCGCTCGCGCGTGCCGCTCGCACGCCCCTCCTCCATGTCGTGAGAGCGCCCCTGACGCTTGGAAGCGGAGACCGGGCGGTTCGTCTCATTCCCTATCGTACAGCGACGGCCGAGCGGCAGATGATGGTGTACTTTCCGGCTCGACATCTGCTGTACACCAGCGATCTATTCTCGCGACGTGCGAGTGGTGAGTTCTTCTTGCCCGAGTACCTCGCCGAAGCGATGGGCGCCGTGCGGCGCGAGGGCCTGGGCGTCGACATCGTGTTCGGCATGCATTTGGCGCCTACCCCATGGGCTGACGTCATCGAGGCGATTGACCGAGCGATCTCTTCTCGTTAG
- a CDS encoding amidohydrolase family protein produces the protein MRRLFILHALIAGHCLLAQGKPVLFHHVRLFDGTTVVPVADVLIKDGKIVAVDSSLSVPNARVVDGAGKTLLPGFIDAHVHVHSRESLEQALAFGVTTELDMMMPPRLESVLKSQEGDDLASFFSAGFPATVPGGHGTEYGEVPTLTKPSEAASFVDERLNEGSDYIKIMYTAGVDLGPRFRPRPTLDKQTVAALVAAAHAHHRLVVVHIGALQGARDVIDAGADGLAHLFHGSSSPSDFGEFVAAHHAFVIPTLSVLQSSCGPRSAGESLIADPDLAPFLDGDTRERLTETFPVARTGYVSCRGAAQAVRQLSAATVPILAGSDAPNPGTGYGVTLHGELALLVSAGLTPVQALVSATSAPAAAFHISDRGTIAPGMRADLVLVAGDPTEHIGDTRKIVSVYKGGVEFDRESYRKRKH, from the coding sequence ATGCGTCGTCTTTTCATTCTCCATGCTCTGATTGCGGGACACTGCCTACTCGCCCAGGGCAAGCCGGTGTTGTTTCATCATGTGCGGCTCTTCGACGGCACGACCGTCGTCCCCGTCGCCGATGTCCTGATAAAAGACGGCAAGATCGTCGCCGTGGATTCTAGCCTCTCGGTGCCCAATGCCCGCGTTGTCGACGGCGCCGGCAAGACGCTGCTTCCGGGGTTCATCGACGCGCACGTCCACGTGCACAGCCGCGAGTCGTTGGAACAGGCATTGGCGTTCGGAGTGACCACGGAGCTCGACATGATGATGCCGCCGCGGCTCGAGTCCGTGCTCAAGTCGCAGGAGGGCGATGATCTCGCCTCATTCTTCTCCGCCGGTTTCCCGGCGACGGTGCCTGGCGGGCACGGAACCGAGTATGGTGAGGTCCCCACGCTGACCAAGCCATCCGAAGCCGCGTCCTTCGTCGACGAGCGACTGAATGAAGGATCGGATTACATCAAGATCATGTACACGGCTGGGGTCGACCTCGGCCCGCGCTTCCGACCCAGACCCACTCTCGATAAACAAACCGTCGCTGCCCTCGTCGCCGCGGCCCATGCGCACCATCGGTTGGTGGTCGTGCACATTGGCGCTCTCCAAGGAGCGCGCGACGTCATCGACGCGGGCGCCGACGGCTTGGCTCACCTCTTTCACGGATCATCGAGCCCGAGCGACTTCGGAGAGTTCGTCGCCGCGCACCATGCGTTCGTCATTCCGACGCTCAGCGTCTTGCAGAGTTCATGTGGTCCTCGGTCCGCGGGTGAGTCGCTCATCGCCGATCCCGATCTTGCGCCCTTCCTCGATGGCGACACGCGTGAGCGTCTCACGGAGACGTTTCCCGTCGCACGCACCGGTTACGTGTCGTGCCGTGGCGCCGCACAGGCGGTGCGTCAGTTATCCGCGGCCACTGTGCCGATTCTTGCTGGAAGCGACGCGCCGAATCCGGGGACCGGTTACGGCGTCACCTTGCACGGCGAACTCGCCCTGCTCGTCAGCGCCGGCCTCACGCCCGTGCAAGCTCTTGTCAGCGCAACGTCGGCCCCCGCTGCAGCATTCCACATCTCAGACCGGGGGACAATCGCTCCTGGAATGCGGGCCGACCTGGTCTTGGTCGCCGGAGACCCAACGGAGCACATCGGCGATACCCGCAAAATCGTGAGCGTCTACAAAGGCGGCGTCGAGTTCGACCGCGAGTCGTACCGCAAGAGAAAACACTAG
- a CDS encoding winged helix-turn-helix domain-containing protein, whose protein sequence is MSSGDERYEVGDTLTFGDVRIDLAAHTAQRADNRVSLTPKAFELLLALARRKGNVASRAELLREVWGYDPLVQSRTVDSHIAQLRRKLDDPAAPRYFLTVRKAGYLLVRPRLT, encoded by the coding sequence GTGAGCTCCGGAGACGAACGCTACGAGGTCGGTGACACGCTGACGTTCGGCGACGTCCGGATCGACCTGGCCGCACACACGGCACAGCGAGCGGACAATCGCGTGAGCCTTACGCCGAAAGCCTTCGAGCTTCTACTCGCTCTTGCTCGGCGCAAAGGGAACGTCGCGAGCCGTGCCGAGCTCCTGCGAGAGGTTTGGGGCTATGATCCGCTGGTCCAGTCGCGAACCGTGGACTCGCACATCGCGCAGCTCCGCCGCAAGCTCGACGACCCCGCGGCGCCAAGATACTTTCTGACAGTCCGGAAGGCGGGATACCTGCTCGTTCGCCCACGCCTGACTTGA